In Solanum stenotomum isolate F172 chromosome 6, ASM1918654v1, whole genome shotgun sequence, one DNA window encodes the following:
- the LOC125868657 gene encoding FRIGIDA-like protein 5, which produces MAVLEKISEVMQKNELVKKGIRKSMLMLMQEWKSFEEDSDLTTKCFQQCFNELEVREKHLSSVQESVVDSSQKLNLIRESVEQKRKEVEGKMEEFCAFRDREIRDLELKRKDFILAKQEFDETVKLREKKLNEQEKMGERLLGKIKFEHRQLENKLELQELKSNLLKERLQLREGNRQLSEELDSMKKRLDLVNGELQQEKEKTQTEQGLFKKRMKDIALNEIQVEVMEDRFKFKVLEETKKQLKTIGNAPEKTEAIDNVEVDRVYTISTDSADIKLVLTMDGKALQIFLNEHEKKPDSMSDDVFRSLHLSRNPAMLVLDAMEGFYPPHLTMMKGDTEFEGTVVRKTCILVLEQLIRFSPKIQPTVRKRAMKLASEWKFKMTGDQLEILGFLYLLASYNLASDFDADELLNLLAVVAEHNKSSKLCDLLGLTKKIPCFIQNLIAEQKHLKAVKFAYAFVLADSFRPIPILKDDLKQTIQISDSHCYADVCSIKEKNESIEQSVASIRAVIKCIMDHDLQSQYPPSQLEEYIESLTRQKTHVTTSIISEAQKPQQTQLKHMESTNPSVPADTKALSYTSSVGKASTCMLGHSDAMASILVSMGGKNLQSFLNNHWKEQGLLRIEISSALKLSSDSGMLVLEALEGFYPPEPHSEEILLDLSVIRKSCILLLEQLMILSPKLKPEAKLEARKLAFDWKAKMKAETENHLAILGFLLLVGAYGLASAFNKDELESLCHTAVQDDNAYQICYVLSVAGERPQIERSIDPSKTEPLFNNVEMKGRGCDLISGCSLSFIHCVSDPAKLVLDALQKCRSANLGKYKYDPLVMKSFSDLLEHLRDVSPEITPQVKVEALVLSVEWHETLTGSQLNPSEVLRFLQLIATFELSSSYDSDELLGLLEIVYKSRRAINLFKILGLRDKVPCFIEKLIMRKQWLLAIRYIYVYKRVHLFPPVPLLKDYVLNAEELAKKIHDKGLSSREAKEKAINREISALRAAIKCVLRHSLQSEYSPDLLRARIAKLQRQMPDLRIPNQHSGKDRDVGILCAPISLAATKKRLVSATEGVTVHESQQQQRKLKRFCQLPMRTEVGQESIICNASLSSDVQSSSQPTSADAQSPNYSNDVFSQPSDDQICDSGQPSSQLIGSSHAYDDAKVETRETDLPVQASCHAADSGKLRSHSDHSVIDYSVPQSLSPQMDPFYHPGGNLMPNLQELLNKLMNSLPSSGKSEIGPSKKS; this is translated from the exons ATGGCTGTACTGGAGAAGATATCTGAGGTTATGCAAAAAAATGAGTTGGTGAAGAAGGGTATAAGAAAATCAATGTTGATGTTAATGCAGGAATGGAAGAGTTTTGAAGAGGATTCTGACTTGACCACAAAATGTTTCCAACAATGCTTCAATGAACTGGAGGTCAGGGAGAAGCACTTGAGTTCAGTACAAGAATCAGTGGTTGATAGTTCTCAGAAACTTAACTTGATCAGGGAATCTGTGGAGCAGAAACGGAAAGAAGTTGAGGgaaaaatggaagaattttgtGCATTTCGAGACAGAGAAATCAGGGATTTGGAACTCAAACGGAAAGACTTCATTTTGGCCAAACAGGAGTTTGATGAAACTGTGAAATTGAGAGAGAAGAAGCTGAATGAGCAAGAGAAGATGGGGGAACGCCTTTTGggcaaaataaaatttgagcaTAGGCAGCTGGAGAATAAACTTGAACTCCAGGAGCTGAAGTCTAATTTACTCAAGGAAAGACTCCAATTAAGGGAGGGAAATAGGCAACTGTCAGAAGAACTTGATTCTATGAAGAAGAGACTGGATTTGGTCAATGGTGAGCTtcaacaagaaaaggaaaaaaccCAAACAGAACAAGGATTAttcaagaaaagaatgaaagatatAGCACTTAATGAAATACAGGTTGAGGTAATGGAAGATCGGTTTAAATTTAAAGTGCTTGAGGAAACAAAGAAGCAACTGAAAACTATTGGTAATGCCCCTGAGAAGACTGAGGCTATTGACAATGTAGAAGTGGATAGAGTTTATACTATCTCTACTGATTCTGCTGATATAAAACTTGTTCTGACAATGGATGGGAAGGCTTTACAGATATTCTTAAATGAGCACGAGAAGAAGCCAGATTCAATGTCTGATGATGTTTTTAGGTCCCTTCATTTGTCTCGCAACCCTGCAATGTTGGTGCTTGATGCAATGGAAGGGTTCTATCCTCCCCACTTGACGATGATGAAGGGAGATACAGAGTTTGAGGGCACTGTTGTCAGGAAGACCTGCATTCTTGTGTTAGAGCAGTTAATTAGATTCTCACCGAAGATTCAACCTACTGTCCGTAAGAGAGCAATGAAACTAGCAAGTGAGTGGAAGTTTAAAATGACTGGGGACCAATTGGAGATCTTGGGTTTCTTGTATCTGTTGGCTTCTTATAATCTGGCATCTGATTTTGATGCGGATGAGCTTCTGAACCTGCTGGCTGTCGTAGCTGAGCATAACAAGTCATCAAAGTTGTGTGATCTTCTTGGTTTGACCAAGAAGATCCCTT GCTTCATCCAGAACCTTATAGCCGAGCAAAAACATCTTAAAGCTGTTAAATTTGCTTATGCTTTTGTGCTTGCGGACAGTTTCCGGCCAATACCAATTCTGAAAGACGACTTGAAACAAACTATTCAGATTTCTGACAGCCACTGTTATGCAGATGTGTGCTCAATCAAAGAAAAG AATGAATCCATTGAACAGAGTGTAGCTTCTATTAGAGCTGTTATCAAATGCATTATGGATCACGACCTTCAATCTCAATACCCACCCTCACAGCTTGAAGAGTATATAGAATCTCTCACAAGGCAGAAGACACATGTAACCACATCTATCATTTCTGAGGCTCAGAAACCACAGCAGACTCAGCTGAAGCATATGGAATCAACTAATCCATCTGTTCCTGCTGATACCAAGGCCCTCAGTTATACCTCATCCGTTGGAAAGGCCTCTACTTGCATGTTAGGTCATTCCGATGCTATGGCTTCCATCCTTGTGAGCATGGGCGGAAAGAACTTGCAGAGTTTTCTAAACAATCATTGGAAAGAGCAGGGGTTGTTGCGCATTGAAATCTCTAGTGCTCTCAAACTGTCATCTGACTCAGGGATGCTTGTGTTGGAAGCACTTGAAGGATTTTATCCTCCAGAACCTCATAGTGAAGAAATTCTATTGGATCTTAGTGTTATCAGGAAAAGTTGCATCCTTCTACTGGAACAATTAATGATACTCTCACCAAAACTTAAACCAGAAGCCAAATTGGAAGCTCGCAAGCTTGCATTTGACTGGAAAGCAAAGATGAAAGCTGAAACAGAAAACCATCTGGCAATCTTGGGTTTCCTGCTGCTAGTGGGTGCCTACGGCTTGGCATCTGCCTTCAATAAAGATGAGCTTGAGAGTTTGTGCCACACTGCAGTACAGGATGATAATGCATATCAGATTTGTTATGTACTCAGTGTTGCAG GAGAACGTCCCCAGATTGAGAGATCTATTGATCCCTCTAAAACTGAACCTCTTTTCAACAATGTGGAAATGAAAGGCAGGGGATGCGATTTAATCTCTGGTTGTTCTTTAAGTTTTATTCATTGTGTATCAGATCCTGCAAAGCTTGTCTTGGATGCATTGCAGAAATGTCGTTCTGCCAACTTGGGGAAGTATAAATATGACCCATTAGTTATGAAGAGTTTTTCTGATTTGTTGGAGCATCTGAGAGACGTTTCTCCAGAAATAACACCACAGGTTAAAGTAGAGGCACTTGTGCTTTCTGTTGAGTGGCATGAAACATTGACCGGATCACAGCTGAATCCTTCAGAGGTCCTACGCTTTTTGCAACTTATAGCTACTTTTGAATTATCATCCTCTTATGATTCAGATGAGCTTCTAGGCCTATTGGAGATTGTTTACAAGTCTAGAAGAGCAATTAATCTGTTCAAAATCCTAGGGTTAAGAGATAAGGTCCCAT gctTTATTGAGAAGCTGATAATGAGAAAACAATGGCTGCTGGCTATTAGGTACATCTATGTGTATAAACGTGTTCACTTGTTTCCACCTGTGCCTCTCCTTAAGGACTATGTGCTAAATGCAGAAGAGCTGGCCAAGAAAATACATGATAAGGGACTCAGTTCTCGTGAGGCCAAA GAAAAGGCTATAAATCGTGAAATATCTGCATTGAGAGCTGCAATTAAATGCGTTCTGCGTCACAGCCTTCAATCAGAATACTCACCTGACCTTCTTCGAGCTCGTATTGCGAAGCTTCAAAGGCAGATGCCAGACCTAAGGATCCCAAACCAACACTCAGGCAAAGACAGAGATGTAGGAATTCTCTGCGCTCCAATTTCTCTTGCTGCCACAAAAAAGCGTCTTGTCTCAGCTACTGAAGGTGTTACTGTACATGAGTCCCAACAGCAACAGCGAAAACTTAAGCGCTTCTGCCAGTTACCAATGCGGACAGAAGTTGGTCAAGAGTCTATCATTTGCAATGCTTCTCTGTCATCTGATGTGCAATCATCTTCTCAACCCACATCTGCAGATGCTCAATCACCAAACTACTCAAACGATGTGTTTTCTCAGCCTTCAGATGACCAGATTTGTGATTCTGGACAACCATCTTCCCAGCTAATTGGTAGTTCACATGCTTATGATGACGCCAAGGTTGAAACTAGAGAAACGGACCTTCCAGTACAAGCATCGTGTCATGCAGCTGATAGTGGAAAGTTGAGGAGCCATAGTGATCACTCCGTGATTGATTATAGTGTGCCACAATCCCTGTCGCCCCAAATGGACCCATTTTATCATCCTGGGGGAAATCTGATGCCAAATCTTCAGGAGCTACTTAACAAGCTGATGAATTCTTTGCCCAGCTCAGGGAAAAGTGAAATAGGACCTAGTAAGAAGAGTTAG
- the LOC125868658 gene encoding uncharacterized protein LOC125868658, whose amino-acid sequence MILDELRWGDNIVLEGEYHCIPGYWEWTEDVLSKNGQSLNNACISDAVFASLFTYDRNSNIVQTFCEAWCPQTNTLLTSIGETSISLWDLHILGGLPISEVPYEEVIPNSKELTGEIPTEINTWSSTQEMVFSKLGAKHQKYETYLTVFLSCWLCAFVFPSEEGNFIRPETFKITSLMASGKRVSLAVPVLASIYHGLNKSSNSSKLDHIRVCFPIHYVYGWLAYYLKTHYPLTSGPSLPRMVVYSGEGAAKYFDKDEARKRVHRGESIVWNATMLSRPHPTYYIDDGKAPELELAYFMSLRFNYLPLRRGGSFVIERYSPHRFSRQFGFHQDIPGYLENDIRAESLDEG is encoded by the exons ATGATTCTAGATGAACTACGTTGGGGAGACAACATTGTGCTTGAAGGTGAATATCACTGCATTCCAGGATATTGGGAATGGACAGAAGATGTCTTAAGCAAAAATGGGCAAAGTCTAAACAATGCTTGTATTTCTGATGCTGTATTTGCTTCTCTTTTTACTTATGATCGGAACTCCAATATTGTACAAACCTTTTGTGAGGCTTGGTGCCCTCAAACAAATACATTACTTACATCTATCGGAGAAACATCCATATCTCTTTGGGACTTGCATATTCTAGGTGGTTTGCCAATTAGCGAAGTCCCTTACGAAGAAGTGATACCTAACTCCAAGGAACTTACAG GTGAGATACCTACTGAGATAAACACATGGTCAAGTACTCAAGAGATGGTATTTTCTAAGCTTGGAGCGAAACACCAAAAATATGAGACTTATCTGACGGTCTTTTTGTCATGTTGGTTATGTGCCTTTGTATTTCCATCTGAAGAAGGGAATTTCATTCGGCCTGAAACTTTCAAGATAACAAGCTTAATGGCGAGCGGTAAAAGGGTTAGCCTTGCAGTTCCGGTCTTAGCAAGCATATATCATGGCTTAAATAAAAgttcaaattcttcaaagttAGACCATATAAGAGTCTGTTTTCCCATCCACTATGTTTATGGTTGGCTTGCTTATTATCTCAAGACACACTATCCACTTACTAGTGGACCTTCTCTTCCACGAATGGTGGTATATTCTGGGGAAGGCGCTGCAAAGTACTTTGACAAAGATGAGGCAAGAAAGCGTGTTCATCGAGGGGAAAGCATTGTATGGAATGCAACCATGCTTAGTAGGCCTCACCCAACTTATTATATTGATGATGGAAAAGCACCAGAGTTGGAGCTAGCTTATTTTATGAGCCTTCGTTTTAATTATCTTCCATTGAGGAGGGGAGGTTCCTTTGTCATTGAGCGATATAGTCCGCACCGATTTAGTCGCCAATTTGGTTTTCATCAAGATATTCCTGGCTATTTAGAAAATGATATTCGTGCTGAGTCGCTTGATGAAGGC
- the LOC125866685 gene encoding uncharacterized protein LOC125866685, which translates to MSKATFPPAVTSTKKLYTTQYSSWWERSYGMVLEDNLDVMVEKVGSEFVTLLEDKSQDIEKTLSKVKTPLAPQHQSKKINSSKVSKKEVVHTSTDKEKCPQFLFSSKRALQETSKTIKDRCWKRQRVEPFGAEVVDLRIVEVQSVDSPPRSMTIQSDKVNAAGHSLGLPHEMPQVSDESTAISRPKAQSISNIEQEQKTSSTSRGQTLKGLTPNLNEFS; encoded by the exons ATGTCTAAAGCGACATTTCCTCCTGCGGTAACTTCCACAAAGAAGCTTTATACTACCCAATATTCATCTTGGTGGGAGAGATCATATGGAATGGTTCTTGAGGATAATTTGGATGTTATGGTAGAGAAAGTTGGGTCAGAATTTGTTACCCTTTTAGAAGACAAAAGTCAAGATATCGAGAAGACACTTTCAAAAGTCAAGACACCACTTGCTCCCCAACATCAAAGTAAGAAGATTAACTCCTCTAAGGTATCTAAGAAAGAAGTAGTTCATACTTCTACTGATAAAGAGAAATGTCCCCAATTTCTCTTCTCTAGTAAACGGGCCCTTCAAGAAACAAGCAAAACTATCAAGGATCGATGTTGGAAGAGGCAAAGGGTTGAACCATTTGGGGCAGAAGTTGTTGATTTAAGAATCGTAGAAGTTCAGAGTGTCGATAGTCCTCCAAGATCAATGACAATTCAGAGTGACAag GTTAACGCTGCTGGACATTCACTAGGATTGCCACATGAGATGCCACAAGTTAGCGATGAGTCTACTGCAATATCAAGACCTAAGGCACAATCAATTTCAAATATTGAGCAAGAGCAAAAGACATCATCTACTTCTCGTGGCCAAACTTTAAAAGGGTTGACTCCTAATTTAAATGAGTTTTCCTGA